One Pyrofollis japonicus DNA window includes the following coding sequences:
- a CDS encoding metallophosphoesterase — translation MSRLEELIEEAVPRLREIGGFVKKRVESVLVAGDTHGYREATEWVLKIADKLNPELVVFLGDYVDRGPRGVENLELLLERFISEPHRYLLLRGNHESPVMNYYYGFREELVNKLGPEALRSVEQLYECLVLHAVINDVWLVHGGVPCRDCGGGEEPPVELDLLVKESEEIHCKEDALEPEGLVMQMLWNDPEGSIEWFAPSMRGSGIYLYGRKAWSNFLEHNGLKFILRAHETVDAVAVWKPDGGYEPGLSHGQELRVEDLHGTVVTVFTSLYHGRGAGAVYMTQDVFKVYRFPEEP, via the coding sequence ATGAGCAGGCTCGAAGAATTGATCGAGGAGGCTGTTCCGCGACTAAGAGAAATCGGGGGCTTCGTTAAGAAGCGCGTCGAGTCAGTTCTGGTTGCTGGGGATACCCACGGCTATAGAGAGGCCACCGAGTGGGTCCTAAAAATAGCGGACAAGCTAAACCCGGAGCTAGTAGTCTTCCTCGGCGACTACGTTGACCGAGGGCCTCGCGGCGTCGAGAATCTTGAGCTACTCCTCGAGCGCTTCATATCCGAGCCTCATCGCTACCTGCTCCTCAGAGGAAACCACGAATCACCGGTAATGAACTACTACTATGGGTTCCGCGAGGAGCTTGTCAACAAGCTCGGCCCGGAGGCTTTGAGAAGTGTGGAGCAGCTCTACGAGTGCCTCGTGCTCCACGCAGTCATAAACGATGTGTGGCTCGTTCACGGCGGAGTACCTTGCAGAGACTGTGGTGGGGGAGAAGAGCCACCCGTAGAGCTAGATCTGCTCGTCAAGGAGTCGGAGGAGATACACTGCAAGGAAGATGCGTTGGAGCCGGAGGGCCTAGTAATGCAGATGCTGTGGAACGACCCAGAGGGGAGCATCGAGTGGTTTGCTCCTAGCATGAGGGGGTCAGGCATATACCTCTACGGGAGGAAGGCTTGGAGTAACTTCCTCGAGCATAACGGCCTCAAGTTCATCCTACGCGCACACGAGACCGTTGACGCTGTAGCAGTGTGGAAGCCTGACGGTGGCTATGAGCCAGGGCTAAGCCACGGCCAAGAGCTTCGCGTAGAGGATCTCCACGGCACGGTAGTCACGGTGTTCACGAGCCTCTACCATGGTCGTGGAGCAGGAGCAGTCTACATGACCCAGGATGTGTTCAAGGTGTACAGGTTCCCCGAAGAGCCGTAA
- a CDS encoding NAD(P)/FAD-dependent oxidoreductase — MARIVVAGSGFAGVEAVRVLGQRGVCESNECLWITPRPVFSFQPLIPAIASGRYGAEEAVLNVRGFAEKYGVQIISDKVVEVSPNKATLSNGEPIDYDYLVLATGARPAFYGVPGAEEHSVPLYSPEEAERINRMVVDGDVGGIAIVGAGFVGVELAAELLWLSTEKGLGLSVAVIDMLSEPLQLLGNKAASEIAKRILGELGAVLLMDHRVVRVEPGRVVFEGGDTVEADLVVWSAGLQGPGVNAPKEALGKGGFFLVDEYLRVPGLGGKVFAVGDAASIRRGGCLSLKVAREAIRSARTAAESIVKLLEGREPKKYEPFITTCFPLTGLVMGPHDGILVIGKRLALRTNFAEHYHRLVLRVYRELLLGKSEAAGKT; from the coding sequence TTGGCTCGCATTGTTGTCGCTGGCAGCGGGTTTGCAGGTGTAGAGGCAGTTAGGGTTCTTGGGCAAAGGGGTGTTTGCGAAAGCAATGAGTGCTTGTGGATTACTCCGAGGCCTGTGTTCTCGTTCCAGCCACTCATACCGGCCATAGCCTCTGGGAGATATGGTGCGGAGGAGGCCGTGCTAAATGTACGAGGTTTCGCCGAGAAATACGGCGTTCAAATCATTAGCGACAAGGTTGTAGAGGTTTCGCCGAACAAGGCTACTCTGTCGAATGGAGAACCCATTGACTATGATTACCTGGTTTTGGCTACCGGTGCACGCCCCGCTTTCTACGGTGTACCAGGGGCCGAGGAGCATAGCGTGCCCCTCTATTCTCCCGAGGAAGCTGAGAGGATTAACCGAATGGTCGTGGATGGCGATGTTGGGGGCATAGCTATCGTCGGAGCAGGGTTTGTTGGCGTTGAGCTTGCCGCCGAGCTGCTGTGGCTAAGCACGGAGAAGGGGCTCGGGCTCAGTGTGGCCGTTATAGACATGCTTTCTGAGCCCCTACAGCTACTAGGTAATAAGGCGGCCTCGGAGATAGCTAAGCGCATCCTCGGCGAACTGGGAGCAGTCCTGCTCATGGATCACCGCGTCGTACGCGTAGAGCCTGGCCGGGTAGTGTTTGAGGGAGGCGATACCGTTGAGGCGGACCTTGTCGTCTGGAGTGCTGGGCTCCAGGGACCCGGGGTCAATGCTCCAAAAGAGGCTCTTGGTAAGGGAGGCTTCTTCCTCGTTGACGAATATCTTCGCGTACCTGGCCTCGGTGGCAAAGTGTTCGCCGTCGGGGATGCTGCTTCGATAAGGCGCGGGGGCTGCCTTTCGCTCAAAGTCGCGAGAGAGGCAATTAGATCCGCAAGGACTGCGGCAGAGAGCATCGTCAAACTCCTAGAGGGCAGGGAGCCCAAGAAGTATGAGCCATTCATAACTACTTGTTTCCCGCTAACAGGGCTCGTAATGGGGCCGCATGACGGTATCCTGGTAATAGGGAAGAGGCTGGCACTACGCACGAACTTTGCTGAGCACTATCACCGCCTAGTTCTCCGAGTGTACAGGGAGCTCCTCCTCGGGAAAAGCGAGGCAGCCGGAAAAACCTAG
- a CDS encoding aldehyde ferredoxin oxidoreductase family protein produces MYSWSKRILWVDLSRGEFREWRYPGEMAKMFLGGRGFAAKILWDHLKPGTDPLSPDNLFVVAVGALTALPGPNTGKVVVAAKSPLTGGYGDGNIGSWASIHLRAAGWDAVVIKGALEKPGVLVIEDDKARIDSAEDLWGLDAFTTHDKLTERYGKNAGFLIIGPAGENLVRYATVVAQKGRSGGRPGMGAVMGSKKLKAIVVKGTKRPELFDPDKYMKFAREAIRETKSSPNYDFWMRQGTMMTIEWSQNASVLPTYNFREGVFDDYERIGGNYMEKIKVEVRSCPYCVMSCGHTIKDSEGQKSELDYENVAMLGSNIGIGRLEDVGVLNRLADMLGLDTISLGNTLGYALEAAERGKLELDARWGEFRKIRKLIEDIAYRRGVGNLLAEGVKRVSEKVGETWYAMHVKGLEISAYDCHAAPGMALAYATSPIGAHHKDAWVISWEVQHGRFNYDRPKVQKVIEQQRIRGGFFESAVACRFPWIELGLSLDHYVRMFNAATGLSYTLDDFFTVADRIYALIRMIWIREMDGWSIEMDMPPERWFKEPLTKGPLKGAKLDKDKFIEMLKMYYEERGWASNGVPKPETLKKLGLDDAVPLAEKYAAEK; encoded by the coding sequence CTGTATAGCTGGAGCAAGCGCATTCTCTGGGTGGACCTCTCTCGCGGAGAGTTCCGCGAGTGGCGCTACCCCGGCGAAATGGCGAAGATGTTCCTGGGCGGCAGGGGGTTCGCCGCTAAGATTCTATGGGATCACCTTAAGCCTGGGACTGACCCTCTTAGCCCCGATAACCTCTTCGTAGTAGCTGTTGGAGCCCTTACTGCTCTCCCCGGCCCGAATACGGGCAAGGTTGTGGTAGCTGCGAAGAGCCCTTTGACCGGGGGCTACGGCGACGGTAACATTGGTTCCTGGGCCTCGATACACTTGCGTGCGGCCGGCTGGGACGCAGTAGTGATTAAGGGTGCCCTCGAGAAGCCCGGTGTGCTCGTAATAGAGGACGATAAGGCTAGGATTGATAGCGCTGAGGATCTCTGGGGCCTAGACGCGTTCACGACGCACGACAAGCTCACAGAGAGATATGGTAAGAACGCCGGGTTCCTCATAATAGGGCCTGCCGGAGAGAACCTTGTACGCTATGCCACCGTTGTTGCACAGAAGGGTAGAAGCGGTGGCCGCCCAGGAATGGGGGCAGTGATGGGCAGCAAGAAGCTCAAGGCAATAGTCGTGAAGGGCACGAAGAGGCCGGAGTTGTTCGACCCTGACAAGTATATGAAGTTTGCAAGGGAGGCTATCCGGGAGACCAAGTCCTCGCCGAACTACGACTTCTGGATGCGCCAGGGCACAATGATGACCATCGAGTGGTCCCAGAATGCGAGCGTGTTACCGACGTATAATTTCCGCGAAGGCGTGTTCGACGACTACGAGAGGATAGGCGGCAACTACATGGAGAAGATAAAGGTTGAAGTGAGGAGTTGCCCCTACTGTGTAATGAGCTGTGGCCACACGATTAAGGACTCGGAGGGCCAGAAGTCGGAGCTCGACTACGAGAACGTCGCCATGCTTGGAAGCAACATAGGGATCGGGCGCCTCGAGGACGTCGGCGTGCTCAACAGGCTTGCAGACATGCTGGGGCTTGACACGATAAGCCTTGGCAACACCCTTGGCTACGCCCTAGAGGCTGCTGAGAGGGGCAAACTAGAGCTCGACGCCAGGTGGGGAGAATTCCGGAAGATAAGGAAGCTAATAGAGGACATTGCATACCGCCGCGGCGTAGGTAATCTCCTCGCAGAGGGCGTAAAGAGGGTATCAGAGAAGGTAGGCGAGACATGGTACGCCATGCACGTGAAGGGCCTCGAGATAAGCGCCTACGACTGCCACGCCGCACCAGGCATGGCCCTAGCATACGCCACTAGCCCGATAGGCGCCCACCACAAGGACGCATGGGTTATCAGCTGGGAGGTGCAGCACGGCCGCTTCAACTACGACCGGCCAAAGGTGCAGAAGGTCATAGAGCAGCAGAGGATACGTGGAGGCTTCTTCGAGTCAGCTGTAGCGTGCAGGTTCCCATGGATAGAGCTCGGTCTGAGCCTAGACCACTACGTGAGAATGTTCAACGCAGCAACAGGTCTCAGCTACACCCTTGACGACTTCTTCACCGTTGCCGACAGAATATACGCACTGATAAGAATGATCTGGATAAGAGAGATGGATGGCTGGAGCATAGAGATGGACATGCCGCCAGAGCGGTGGTTCAAGGAACCACTTACCAAGGGCCCACTCAAGGGCGCAAAGCTCGACAAGGACAAGTTCATAGAGATGCTGAAGATGTACTACGAGGAGCGCGGCTGGGCAAGCAACGGAGTACCCAAGCCTGAAACGCTGAAGAAGCTAGGCCTAGACGACGCCGTACCCCTTGCAGAGAAATACGCAGCAGAGAAGTGA
- the crcB gene encoding fluoride efflux transporter CrcB, translating to MPVAARLWDIALIALGGALGALARWSLASIVQNNHEFPIGTLVVNVLGSLLLGFVLGAASLYGAFTREQRLLLATGFAGAFTTFSTFMYESLMLLVEYSAAYAIAYIGLSISLGLAAVYLGYTLAAMVYKP from the coding sequence TTGCCTGTAGCAGCGCGGCTTTGGGACATAGCACTAATCGCCCTGGGAGGAGCACTAGGAGCCTTGGCGCGGTGGAGCCTCGCCTCAATCGTTCAGAATAACCACGAGTTCCCCATAGGCACGCTCGTAGTTAATGTGCTCGGATCCCTACTCCTAGGCTTCGTGCTTGGAGCAGCATCGCTATACGGCGCCTTCACCAGGGAGCAGCGCTTGTTGCTGGCAACGGGGTTTGCTGGAGCCTTTACAACGTTTTCAACATTCATGTACGAGTCGTTAATGCTGCTGGTAGAGTATTCTGCGGCTTATGCGATCGCCTACATAGGGCTAAGCATAAGCCTAGGCCTAGCAGCAGTTTACCTGGGCTACACGCTCGCAGCAATGGTGTACAAGCCTTGA
- a CDS encoding DUF190 domain-containing protein, with translation MTRYARLRIYIGESDRYQHKPLYMYLLEWFHHHGFKGATVIRGIAGYGSHSKIHSVSVFRLSEDLPIIVEVVDEEEKIHGSLDEIKKLVKEGLITIEPVEVVFYGHREE, from the coding sequence TTGACTCGCTACGCTAGGCTAAGAATCTATATAGGCGAATCAGATCGATACCAGCACAAGCCCCTCTACATGTACCTCCTCGAATGGTTCCACCACCACGGCTTCAAAGGGGCAACAGTGATACGGGGAATAGCAGGCTACGGTTCTCACAGCAAGATTCACAGCGTAAGCGTTTTCAGGCTATCAGAGGATCTACCAATAATAGTCGAAGTTGTAGACGAGGAGGAAAAGATACACGGCTCGCTAGACGAGATAAAGAAGCTCGTAAAAGAAGGGCTGATAACGATTGAGCCTGTAGAAGTAGTCTTCTATGGGCATAGAGAAGAATAG
- a CDS encoding peroxiredoxin yields MPGEIPLIGEKFPEMEVKTDRGVIKLPDYFVEKGKWFVLFSHPADFTPVCTTEFVAFAKRYEDFQKLNTELIGLSVDNSFSHIKWKEWIKEKLGVEIPFPIIADPMGQVAKKLGMIHAESGVVTVRAVFIVDNKGIIRAILYYPLDVGRNIDEILRLLEALQLNTKYGRAFPANWPNNEIIGDNVIVPPASTEQEAAERLKQFKCFDWWFCYEDKATPEEKEMARKFLKRVANCQ; encoded by the coding sequence ATGCCCGGCGAAATACCCCTAATTGGTGAAAAGTTCCCAGAGATGGAGGTAAAGACTGACAGAGGTGTAATAAAGCTACCAGACTACTTCGTCGAGAAGGGTAAGTGGTTCGTCCTCTTCAGCCACCCAGCAGACTTCACACCAGTATGTACAACAGAGTTCGTGGCCTTCGCCAAGAGGTACGAGGACTTCCAGAAGCTCAACACCGAGCTAATAGGCCTAAGCGTAGACAACAGCTTCAGCCACATCAAGTGGAAGGAGTGGATCAAGGAGAAGCTTGGAGTAGAGATACCATTCCCGATAATCGCTGACCCGATGGGCCAAGTAGCCAAGAAGCTAGGAATGATTCACGCAGAGAGTGGCGTCGTAACAGTCAGAGCAGTCTTCATCGTAGACAACAAGGGCATCATTAGAGCAATACTCTACTACCCGCTAGACGTTGGCAGAAACATTGACGAGATACTAAGGCTACTAGAAGCACTACAGCTTAACACCAAGTATGGCAGAGCATTCCCAGCCAACTGGCCAAACAACGAAATAATCGGTGACAACGTAATAGTACCACCAGCATCAACCGAGCAAGAGGCTGCTGAGAGGTTGAAGCAGTTCAAGTGCTTCGACTGGTGGTTCTGCTACGAGGACAAGGCCACACCCGAAGAGAAGGAGATGGCCAGGAAGTTCCTAAAGCGCGTCGCCAACTGCCAGTAA
- a CDS encoding DUF998 domain-containing protein, giving the protein MHRECVSLFALALIVPLTAIFVAIAVSPWFSFWNNALSDLGHQEKHPASAKIFNAGLGLGAIILALLACKCLRGICNALVVAAAASLVLVAVYNEAYGKIHFWVSVLFFLSLLSLVIAKLYLGPTRRIRIYSAITATIYVLIWYLHFVEETPPGAAIPELTSVTLYAPLLLDCLKRPSP; this is encoded by the coding sequence ATGCACCGCGAATGTGTCTCACTGTTTGCTTTAGCGCTAATTGTCCCCCTTACAGCAATATTTGTCGCAATAGCTGTTTCTCCGTGGTTTAGCTTCTGGAACAACGCTCTAAGCGATCTAGGGCATCAAGAAAAGCACCCCGCGTCTGCAAAGATATTTAATGCTGGGCTAGGCCTTGGCGCCATAATTTTGGCGCTGCTTGCATGCAAGTGTCTCCGAGGCATCTGTAATGCATTAGTGGTAGCTGCCGCGGCTAGTCTCGTCCTCGTAGCAGTCTACAACGAGGCCTATGGTAAGATCCACTTCTGGGTCTCGGTTCTATTCTTTCTCTCACTACTCTCACTAGTCATCGCTAAACTCTACTTAGGCCCTACTAGGAGAATAAGAATATACTCTGCCATCACTGCTACAATCTATGTACTCATCTGGTACCTGCACTTCGTTGAAGAAACGCCGCCAGGTGCTGCGATACCTGAACTAACCTCTGTAACACTCTATGCGCCTCTCTTGCTTGACTGTCTTAAGAGACCTTCACCCTAG
- a CDS encoding penicillin-binding protein activator: MANTKLIVGSIIILLIVIGAAVYLAQKGGKQTTTTSPAATQASASQPATQATQTVPSETTTQTQASANIKVVKIGALLPLTGDLASFGKANEESILLAEKDVNKYLEEKGANWRIKIVIVDTATDPATAKERFDTLYQQGIRFFIGPMTSAELAQIVSLIQQGYKAVVISQSSTAPSLALKDTVFRFPPPDEFQGKVLAKLYQKDGVTHVIMVYRNDDWGSGLAGYIEKYAKAAGISIVQKIPYDPKAANFANVVEQIKTAVENLLNKGVPADKIGVELIGFDETANILEQANNYDVLKKVKWYGSDGSALSQAVLQSPGAAEFAATVKWKNTITFSISDKTARVYCTLKKKLGYSPDPYSLIAYDAVWAMALAIEKAGGPNATPDAVAKAIPEVLKNYVGVSGKIVLNEYGDRAGSDYGIFTVVKTDDKYEWRLIELYKFEKDDIVPVQGNPLSCEQQ; encoded by the coding sequence ATGGCTAACACGAAGCTCATAGTTGGATCGATAATAATACTACTCATAGTAATCGGTGCAGCCGTATACCTAGCACAGAAGGGAGGAAAGCAGACAACAACCACGTCCCCAGCAGCTACTCAAGCATCTGCTTCACAACCAGCTACGCAGGCAACCCAGACAGTGCCATCAGAAACAACTACCCAGACACAGGCATCAGCCAACATTAAAGTCGTGAAGATCGGTGCATTGCTTCCGCTAACCGGTGACCTCGCATCCTTCGGCAAAGCGAATGAGGAGTCAATACTTCTAGCAGAGAAGGATGTCAACAAGTACCTTGAGGAAAAAGGCGCTAATTGGAGAATAAAGATAGTAATAGTCGATACTGCTACTGATCCCGCTACGGCTAAGGAGCGCTTTGACACACTCTACCAGCAGGGCATAAGGTTCTTCATAGGTCCGATGACTAGCGCCGAGCTAGCGCAGATAGTGAGCCTCATACAGCAGGGCTATAAGGCGGTAGTAATTAGTCAGTCAAGCACAGCGCCGTCACTGGCCCTCAAGGACACGGTATTCAGGTTCCCGCCTCCAGACGAATTCCAGGGCAAAGTACTGGCAAAGCTCTACCAGAAGGACGGCGTAACCCACGTTATAATGGTTTACCGCAACGATGACTGGGGAAGCGGTCTCGCAGGCTACATAGAGAAGTACGCCAAGGCAGCCGGGATCAGCATCGTGCAGAAGATACCATACGACCCCAAGGCAGCAAACTTCGCAAACGTCGTCGAGCAGATAAAGACGGCCGTAGAGAATCTCCTCAACAAGGGCGTACCAGCCGACAAGATCGGTGTAGAACTGATAGGCTTCGACGAAACAGCCAACATACTAGAACAAGCAAACAACTACGACGTTCTGAAGAAAGTAAAGTGGTACGGCAGCGATGGTAGCGCGCTCAGCCAGGCAGTACTACAGAGCCCTGGCGCAGCAGAATTCGCGGCCACAGTGAAGTGGAAGAACACGATAACATTCTCTATAAGTGACAAGACCGCGAGGGTCTACTGTACGCTGAAGAAGAAGCTAGGCTACAGCCCAGACCCGTACAGCCTCATAGCCTATGATGCCGTGTGGGCAATGGCCCTAGCTATAGAGAAAGCAGGCGGGCCTAACGCGACACCCGATGCTGTTGCAAAGGCGATACCAGAGGTGCTCAAGAACTATGTCGGGGTCTCCGGTAAGATAGTCCTAAACGAGTACGGCGATAGAGCCGGCTCGGACTATGGCATATTCACTGTAGTGAAGACCGATGATAAGTATGAATGGAGGCTAATAGAGCTCTACAAGTTCGAGAAGGACGACATCGTGCCAGTCCAGGGCAACCCGCTATCCTGTGAACAGCAATAA
- a CDS encoding ABC transporter ATP-binding protein: MDAVLEAYGLVKTFGALRALDGVDIRVPRGKITLLIGPNGSGKSTLINVLSGVYKPDAGKIILDGEEITHLPPHERFRRGLVRSFQIPRLFSGLAVIENTVYARYGNPGEGVISGLFRRKWLSFEEETARRAARYLGITKIAKLWSRKPSELSGGQMKLLEIARVLMPDNPKVILMDEPTAGVNPTLAHEIFQFIRSLRDRYNLSFLIIEHRLDIAVEYVDYAYAMALGRIIAEGKPREVLENPVVIDSYLGG; the protein is encoded by the coding sequence ATGGACGCGGTACTGGAGGCGTATGGGCTCGTAAAGACGTTTGGTGCTCTAAGAGCACTTGACGGTGTCGATATCCGTGTACCCCGCGGTAAGATAACGCTACTAATAGGGCCCAATGGGAGCGGCAAGAGCACGCTCATAAACGTTCTTAGCGGAGTCTATAAGCCGGACGCAGGCAAGATAATACTCGACGGGGAGGAAATAACCCATCTTCCTCCACACGAGCGTTTCCGCCGCGGCCTCGTACGCTCCTTCCAGATTCCCCGCCTCTTCTCGGGCCTAGCCGTCATAGAGAACACTGTCTATGCTCGCTACGGGAACCCCGGCGAGGGAGTCATCAGCGGCCTCTTTCGCAGAAAGTGGCTCAGCTTCGAGGAGGAGACTGCTAGGCGCGCAGCAAGGTACCTAGGTATAACGAAGATAGCGAAGCTTTGGAGCCGCAAGCCCAGTGAGCTCAGCGGTGGCCAGATGAAGCTCCTAGAGATTGCTAGGGTGCTTATGCCCGACAATCCCAAGGTAATCCTCATGGACGAGCCCACGGCGGGTGTAAATCCTACGCTCGCCCACGAGATTTTCCAGTTTATTCGCTCACTCCGAGACCGCTACAACCTCTCTTTCCTCATAATAGAGCATCGCTTAGACATAGCTGTAGAGTACGTTGACTACGCTTACGCAATGGCCCTTGGCAGGATAATTGCTGAGGGCAAGCCCCGCGAGGTCCTCGAGAACCCCGTCGTCATTGACAGCTACCTAGGGGGATGA
- a CDS encoding branched-chain amino acid ABC transporter ATP-binding protein — MVDDVILRTEMLNAGYGRFHILFDISIAVRRGEIFVIVGPNGSGKSTFLKTLFGLTRIYSGKIEFEGKDITHLPPHARARLGIAYLPQTNNVFAELTVKENLYMAGYGIDRSIVEKRVQEVLEYFPILREKLSVKAKALSGGQRQLLAMAMALIRDPRLFMFDEPTAGLAPKAAKELVDRIIWLRQELGKTIVWVEQNARLALEQGDTAALLVSGRVAYSGPARELLADKELGKKYLGLKG, encoded by the coding sequence ATGGTTGATGATGTTATTCTTAGGACGGAGATGCTTAACGCTGGATATGGTCGCTTCCACATATTGTTCGACATAAGCATAGCTGTGCGACGCGGCGAGATATTCGTAATAGTCGGGCCTAATGGGAGCGGCAAGAGTACTTTTCTAAAGACACTTTTCGGCCTGACAAGGATCTATTCCGGTAAAATAGAGTTCGAGGGCAAGGATATAACGCATCTGCCTCCACATGCCAGGGCGAGGCTGGGGATAGCATACCTGCCGCAGACAAACAATGTCTTCGCAGAGCTCACGGTAAAGGAAAACCTCTACATGGCTGGCTACGGTATCGATAGGAGCATAGTTGAGAAAAGGGTCCAGGAAGTCCTCGAGTACTTCCCCATACTTCGGGAAAAGCTAAGCGTCAAGGCAAAGGCTCTCAGTGGTGGCCAGCGCCAGCTCCTCGCAATGGCTATGGCGCTTATCCGCGACCCCAGGCTATTCATGTTCGACGAACCCACTGCAGGGCTCGCGCCAAAGGCCGCCAAGGAACTCGTTGATAGGATTATCTGGCTCCGTCAAGAACTCGGAAAGACAATTGTCTGGGTTGAGCAGAACGCTAGGCTCGCACTCGAGCAAGGCGATACGGCTGCTCTCCTCGTTTCCGGACGCGTAGCGTACTCCGGTCCTGCCCGAGAACTCCTCGCAGACAAAGAGCTAGGCAAGAAGTACCTCGGCCTCAAGGGGTGA
- a CDS encoding branched-chain amino acid ABC transporter permease, whose translation MGILPSLPFVLTSIAYASAIGLLSMGLNLTYLTTRVPNFAHATIGMIGAVVTLFLIDKFFYKPSWAIFIAGPLVGGAAAALFAAFMYVAILKPLADRGNTVIGLMIATFAVDIILLNILTLILNIVHGVHIPKLIGAPIAGFQPKIRIGSYIIDSYTVVLPLAAIVLTTVFHLFLTRTSFGIAMRASIENPDLASAMGVNVNLVYTTSWAISGFLAGAAGALIAFTFKGVDPSVSALIIVTVFAGSIVGGLTSVYWGLIGGLLVGLAEKLGTVLIDNIYHAYFVTNLGFPNVSLINYEKIMSLGLVIIVLLYAPQGLAGIDWRRLVTRKKSKG comes from the coding sequence ATGGGTATTCTCCCGAGCCTCCCATTCGTGCTAACAAGCATAGCCTATGCCTCGGCAATAGGCCTGCTCAGCATGGGGCTCAACCTAACCTATCTCACAACAAGAGTACCGAACTTCGCCCACGCAACAATAGGCATGATAGGGGCAGTGGTAACGCTCTTCCTAATTGACAAGTTTTTCTACAAGCCTAGCTGGGCTATCTTCATTGCTGGTCCCCTCGTGGGAGGCGCGGCTGCCGCACTCTTCGCGGCATTCATGTACGTCGCTATACTGAAGCCCCTCGCTGACCGCGGAAACACGGTAATAGGGTTAATGATAGCAACATTTGCCGTAGACATAATCTTGCTCAACATATTGACGCTAATACTGAACATTGTCCATGGCGTGCACATACCTAAGCTCATTGGCGCGCCCATAGCGGGGTTCCAGCCAAAGATAAGGATAGGCAGCTATATCATAGACTCCTACACAGTTGTGCTCCCACTAGCAGCCATAGTATTGACTACAGTGTTCCACCTCTTCCTCACAAGAACCAGCTTCGGAATAGCAATGAGGGCGTCAATAGAGAACCCAGACCTCGCAAGCGCGATGGGAGTCAACGTCAACCTGGTCTATACTACGTCTTGGGCTATTAGCGGCTTCCTCGCCGGAGCAGCCGGAGCACTGATAGCATTCACCTTCAAGGGCGTTGACCCAAGCGTCTCCGCGCTCATCATTGTAACCGTGTTCGCGGGCAGCATCGTCGGGGGACTCACGAGCGTGTACTGGGGACTCATAGGTGGACTCCTAGTCGGCCTAGCCGAGAAGTTAGGCACGGTACTAATTGACAACATTTATCACGCATACTTTGTTACTAATCTAGGCTTCCCGAACGTCTCGCTAATAAACTACGAGAAAATAATGAGCCTCGGCCTCGTGATCATAGTCCTCCTCTATGCTCCGCAAGGTCTCGCGGGCATTGATTGGAG